A genome region from Vanessa cardui chromosome 24, ilVanCard2.1, whole genome shotgun sequence includes the following:
- the LOC124540298 gene encoding 40S ribosomal protein S20, whose amino-acid sequence MAAAVVSGKDIEKPQAEVSPIHRIRITLTSRNVRSLEKVCSDLINGAKKQKLRVKGPVRMPTKILRITTRKTPCGEGSKTWDRFQMRIHKRVIDLHSPSEIVKQITSINIEPGVEVEVTIADA is encoded by the exons ATG GCAGCCGCCGTCGTATCAGGAAAGGACATTGAGAAGCCTCAGGCTGAGGTTTCGCCAATCCACCGCATCCGTATCACGTTGACTTCACGCAACGTACGATCACTAGAAAAAGTGTGCTCAGACCTTATCAATGGAGCCAAGAAACAGAAACTGCGCGTTAAG GGACCAGTCCGCATGCCAACCAAGATCTTGCGCATCACAACAAGGAAAACACCCTGTGGTGAAGGTTCCAAGACCTGGGACAGATTCCAGATGAGGATCCACAAGAGAGTGATAGATCTGCACTCCCCCTCTGAAATTGTGAAGCAGATCACCTCAATCAACATTGAGCCGGGTGTAGAAGTCGAAGTCACTATCGCTGATGCGTAG
- the LOC124539971 gene encoding trafficking protein particle complex subunit 2-like protein: MAVCVAVIGKDNSPLYIGGIGNDTSTDNELSRQWLVHTALDALEERLATTNANNASASANAARTDLRDLYLGLLYSTDTHKIYGYVTNTKIKLVLVTSSTSPSGSNIRDAEVRTALRRLHALYADAICNPFHLPGDQIISQKFDKQVKSLMLNNV; this comes from the exons ATGGCTGTTTGCGTAGCGGTTATCGGGAAAGAT aacTCCCCACTTTACATAGGTGGGATTGGTAATGACACGAGTACAGATAATGAACTATCTCGGCAGTGGTTGGTTCACACTGCTCTGGATGCTCTAGAGGAAAGACTGGCCACGACGAATGCGAATAATGCTTCCGCTAGTGCTAACGCAGCCAGGACAGATTTACGCGACCTCTATCTTGGACTTCTTTATTCCACAGATACACATAAAAT TTACGGCTatgttacaaatacaaaaataaaacttgtacTTGTAACAAGTTCTACTTCGCCCAGCGGTAGTAATATAAGAGACGCTGAAGTTAGAACTGCTCTACGTAGGCTCCACGCGCTCTACGCTGATGCGATCTGTAATCCATTCCATTTGCCAGGAGATCAAATAATATCTCA AAAATTCGACAAGCAAGTAAAGAGCTTAATGTTAAATAACGTCTAA
- the LOC124539970 gene encoding von Hippel-Lindau tumor suppressor homolog, whose translation MMAERENEEPADVIYETDEKGQRVVVKSLESTSRVYLRFTNRTSRPVDVWWRDFHGAKRHYVRLEAGTFFDINSFITHPWEFTDVATKESYVINNKPIYRPPRNIGGMMYRTNWNITIGVRSLRHTVLLTLAIKIDDPNSVNALGLPRVLGEELQKLIRLFHRPRTPPQRD comes from the coding sequence ATGATGGCGGAGCGAGAAAATGAAGAACCGGCCGATGTTATATACGAAACCGACGAAAAAGGGCAGCGGGTGGTCGTTAAATCGTTGGAGTCGACGTCCCGAGTGTACCTTCGCTTCACCAACAGAACCTCTCGGCCAGTCGACGTGTGGTGGCGGGATTTCCACGGAGCGAAGCGACACTACGTCCGTTTAGAGGCAGGCACGTTTTTTGACATTAATTCCTTTATAACTCACCCCTGGGAGTTCACAGACGTAGCTACCAAGGAAAGCTACGTCATAAATAACAAGCCGATCTACAGACCACCGAGGAACATAGGCGGCATGATGTATAGGACTAACTGGAACATCACAATCGGTGTGAGGAGTCTTCGTCATACAGTCTTGTTGACCCTCGCAATCAAGATCGACGATCCCAATTCCGTCAACGCTCTCGGACTGCCGAGAGTACTGGGAGAGGAGCTGCAGAAGCTCATCAGACTGTTCCACAGACCAAGGACGCCTCCACAGCGCGACTGA